The following coding sequences lie in one Lolium perenne isolate Kyuss_39 chromosome 2, Kyuss_2.0, whole genome shotgun sequence genomic window:
- the LOC127336351 gene encoding ubiquinol oxidase 1a, mitochondrial, translating into MSSRMAGSVLLRHAGASRRLFSATAASPAAAAARPLLAGGEGSWARLMSTSAAKDQAAKAADAAAVAGKGGDGEKKEVAVNSYWGIEQSQKLVREDGTEWKWSCFKPWETYTADTSIDLTKHHVPKTMLDKIAYYTVKSLRFPTDIFFQRRYGCRAMMLETVAAVPGMVGGMLLHLRSLRRFEQSGGWIRALLEEAENERMHLMTFMEVAQPRWYERALVITVQGVFFNAYFLGYLISPKFAHRVVGYLEEEAVHSYTEFLKDLEDGKIDNVPAPAIAIDYWRLPANATLKDVVTVVRADEAHHRDVNHFASDVYYQGMQLKATPAPIGYH; encoded by the exons ATGAGCTCCCGGATGGCCGGATCGGTCCTCCTCCGCCACGCCGGCGCCAGCCGCCGACTCTTCTCGGCCACCGCGGCCTCCCCGGCGGCCGCCGCGGCGAGGCCCCTCCTCGCGGGCGGCGAGGGGTCCTGGGCGCGGCTGATGTCCACCTCCGCGGCCAAGGACCAGGCGGCCAAGGCGGCGGATGCTGCGGCGGTGGCGGGCAAGGGGGGCgatggggagaagaaggaggtgGCCGTCAACAGCTACTGGGGGATCGAGCAGTCGCAGAAGCTGGTGCGCGAGGACGGCACCGAGTGGAAGTGGTCCTGCTTCAAG CCCTGGGAGACGTACACCGCGGACACGTCGATCGATCTCACCAAGCACCACGTGCCCAAGACCATGCTCGACAAGATCGCCTACTACACCGTCAAGTCGCTGCGCTTCCCCACCGACATCTTCTTCCAG AGGAGGTATGGATGCCGTGCAATGATGCTGGAGACTGTCGCGGCAGTGCCGGGGATGGTGGGCGGCATGCTCCTCCACCTGCGCTCCCTCAGGCGCTTCGAGCAGAGCGGCGGGTGGATCCGTGCGCtgctggaggaggccgagaacgaGCGCATGCACCTGATGACCTTCATGGAGGTGGCACAGCCGAGGTGGTACGAGCGCGCCCTTGTCATCACCGTCCAGGGTGTCTTCTTCAATGCCTACTTCTTGGGCTACCTCATCTCCCCCAAGTTCGCGCACCGTGTCGTCGGGTACCTCGAGGAGGAGGCCGTCCACTCCTACACTGAGTTCCTCAAGGACCTCGAGGATGGCAAGATCGACAATGTGCCTGCCCCAGCCATCGCCATTGACTACTGGCGCCTCCCTGCCAATGCCACCCTCAAGGATGTCGTCACTGTGGTGCGCGCCGACGAGGCACACCACCGCGACGTCAACCACTTCGCATCG GACGTCTACTACCAGGGTATGCAGCTGAAGGCCACCCCTGCGCCGATCGGATATCACTGA
- the LOC127336349 gene encoding uncharacterized protein: MQYHVKNKAATSAMPSRGKDTAATSTMRPKHAFADENLSQALLASSEHGIQRMSLNRNSSLTPQLRAKEMANTGLSCGVSQKHIGKERSPSLGTGLCGEVSQKQREKVDTGLIPKKHNSKEKMCPPGPVNMTAARVAGEKKQHTRSNNAKGKMCRPDQLHQHTRGIQGPVSMPEARVAAEKQQHKRSNNAKEKMCHPDQLRQHTQGIQGPVSMTEACVAGEKKQQTRSNTSFPTKRTTPQLKSRASSRCSNASTSRPVDPHDRGNTAAAQEQRQSAVNKTAKDMEAIIQKLNELGLGDDISFEENYGYLMQLPYTHIHTTINSGINSHYMEIRHAVYRIRSFKLSQNVSKYELCRDELLDCPMDLLEKEEFPSDFLVDMDYFKFFQQEGVLDWYFHPKLCKIAGLDDYQRLVPRNHWKHDAYEYANWSGYMEHFHTYETEHEYIEYFETLLSELKWLENCLPIRRTASAIADRICTRGIYQATKIATRFSKMTSHLAFFGFYECFTYMSIEATWCDGSDDLFFEIWKRVAQEKESLRDAVKEVYKLNKFFSRQDFMKYTVEEDDLIILEKGFQTCMRGVTKDVSEDEARELIAEAVKKKRIKPKFYHEYIKKKMDIARSIGLIPMED; the protein is encoded by the exons ATGCAGTACCACGTAAAGAACAAGGCGGCTACGAGCGCGATGCCCTCACGCGGAAAGGACACGGCGGCTACGAGCACGATGCGGCCAAAGCATGCCTTTGCAGACGAAAACTTATCACAGGCGCTGTTAGCATCTTCCGAACATGGAATCCAACGAATGTCGTTGAATAGAAATTCGTCTTTGACGCCACAGCTTCGTGCAAAGGAGATGGCAAACACAGGCTTAAGTTGTGGGGTTTCACAAAAGCACATTGGAAAGGAGAGATCGCCATCGTTGGGCACGGGCTTGTGTGGAGAGGTGTCACAGAAGCAAAGGGAGAAGGTGGATACAGGCTTGATTCCAAAGAAGCATAATTCGAAGGAGAAGATGTGCCCCCCTGGACCTGTCAACATGACTGCAGCACGTGTTGCCGGAGAGAAGAAGCAGCACACGAGAAGCAATAATGCAAAGGGGAAGATGTGCCGCCCTGACCAGCTCCACCAGCATACACGGGGTATCCAGGGGCCTGTCAGCATGCCTGAAGCACGTGTTGCCGCAGAGAAGCAGCAGCACAAGAGAAGCAATAATGCAAAGGAGAAGATGTGCCATCCTGACCAGCTCCGCCAACATACACAGGGTATCCAGGGGCCTGTCAGCATGACTGAAGCATGTGTCGCCGGAGAGAAGAAGCAGCAAACGAGAAGCAATACATCCTTTCCAACAAAAAGAACCACTCCACAACTCAAATCACGAGCGAGTTCCCGCTGCTCCAACGCCTCTACCAGTCGCCCTGTCGATCCCCACGACCGTGGCAACACTGCTGCAGCCCAGGAGCAGAGACAATCTGCCGTGAACAAGACGGCTAAAGATATGGAGGCCATAATCCAGAAGCTCAACGAGTTGGGATTGGGAGACGATATCAGCTTTGAGGAGAACTATGGATACCTGATGCAGCTGCCCTACACCCATATTCATACTACAATTAATTCGGGTATAAATAGCCATTATATGGAAATCCGACATGCGGTGTATCGCATCAGATCCTTCAAG CTGTCACAAAATGTGTCCAAGTATGAGTTATGCCGTGATGAACTGCTAGACTGCCCTATGGATCTTCTTGAAAAGGAGGAATTTCCTTCAGATTTCCTTGTTGATATGGATTATTTTAAGTTCTTCCAGCAAGAGGGTGTTTTGGACTGGTACTTCCACCCTAAACTCTGCAAGATTGCAGGCCTGGATGACTACCAGCGTCTAGTCCCCCGGAATCACTGGAAGCAT GATGCTTACGAGTACGCTAATTGGAGTGGGTACATGGAACACTTCCATACCTATGAGACGGAGCATGAATACATCGAGTACTTTGAGACATTATTAAGTGAACTTAAG TGGTTGGAAAATTGTCTACCGATTAGGCGTACGGCATCTGCTATT GCAGACAGAATATGCACCAGAGGAATTTATCAAGCAACGAAGATCGCCACTCGCTTTTCGAAGATGACAAGTCATTTGGCTTTTTTTGGCTTCTAC GAATGCTTTACTTACATGAGCATTGAGGCTACTTGGTGTGACGGGTCTGATGATCTCTTTTTCGAGATATGGAAGCGGGTTGCCCAAGAAAAG GAGAGTCTCAGAGATGCTGTGAAGGAAGTCTATAAACTGAACAAGTTTTTCTCACGGCAGGATTTCATGAAATATACCGTAGAGGAGGATGACTTAATCATACTGGAAAAGGGG tTTCAGACTTGCATGAGAGGCGTTACCAAGGAT GTATCAGAGGATGAGGCTCGGGAGTTGATTGCAGAAGCAGTTAAAAAGAAG AGGATAAAACCCAAATTCTATCATGAGTATATCAAAAAGAAGATGGACATTGCCCGATCTATAGGATTGATCCCCATG GAGGACTGA